A segment of the uncultured Desulfobulbus sp. genome:
GGCCATGATCAGGGTGCTCGGCAGTGTGCTCAAATCATCATTTGGTATCATTGACGGGCTGGTATTCAAGGATGCCTCCTGCCGGTTGCTCTCGTTGCTGTTGACGGAAGCCAAACGGCAGCAACCGCTGCAGAATGGTACGATTGTCCTCCATATAAACCTTTCCGTGGAGCAGATCGCACGTATGGTTGGCTCGAGCAGGCAGACCGTCTCCACCCAACTCAATCGTCTTATCCGTCAAAATCTTATTCAAAAACAAGGAAGGGGCGCCTTCGTCATTCCCGATATCACGGCATTGGAAGACCACTATTCAAAAGCCGATTGCCTTTGAATCTCCCCTTGAACAGAAAACAATCATTTATGTTGACCTTTGGATTGCAGAATCCTCGATTGCCCATCTGCCGGAGCAACCACTGATCGAGGAGATGAGAACGTCCATGGTGGCCCGGATTGAAGAAAACCGTCTGGAACGACTTATCTGTAACATCAAAAAACAGTTCATCTCCCCAATCATTGCCTTGACGGCAGAGGCTCGGGGAAAAGGTGGAATGACACTGAAGCAGAGAGAAAAAAGGCGAACATAATCTCTTGTAACCATTGCA
Coding sequences within it:
- a CDS encoding Crp/Fnr family transcriptional regulator codes for the protein MKFFDENLVEWLPRPELSELRASFSVQSVEKNGYICQPDSTENAIFIVTRGRARVYLGYEDKEFNLAILSPGDIYSTHTGAYAQAMEKMELLVMDAPNFLRHMALNVEVNRAMIRVLGSVLKSSFGIIDGLVFKDASCRLLSLLLTEAKRQQPLQNGTIVLHINLSVEQIARMVGSSRQTVSTQLNRLIRQNLIQKQGRGAFVIPDITALEDHYSKADCL